One region of Oryza sativa Japonica Group chromosome 5, ASM3414082v1 genomic DNA includes:
- the LOC107280933 gene encoding actin-binding protein wsp1-like: protein MPAAAARAPAAERRGEATVAERAEQRRPKHAGNSGAGREEGGEEARERAEEGGDRRGSVEAGRVVGVIPQPPPSSFEPLPSEYDEPRLPSTVPSSCRLELWWARWGGRDGRGRRGPEDIEDDDGKLGCARRPPDGPRERYERRALRRPRHFAALRCDRGAWAPSGPPATCCLSTTPAAPPPRPRHACRLPRHHHSRRALCRARRPSARRCHRDRGAWAPSGPPATCCLSTTPAAPPPRPRHACRLPRHHHSRRALCRARRPSARRCHRDRGARAPSRPPATGRLSTTPAACPGPTTPRHATRRARGPARRPSARRYRRDRRARAPSRPPATGRLSTTSAAPPTRPPPAPAPPLPAAPVAALAARPRAAAVAHCPLTHA from the coding sequence ATGCCAGCGGCTGCGGCTCGCGCGCCGGCGGCAGAGCGGCGGGGCGAAGCAACGGTGGCAGAGCgagcggagcagcggcggccgaAGCATGCCGGCAATAGTGGGGCGGGCAGAGAGGAAGGAGGTGAGGAGGCTAGGGAGCGGGCTGAGGAGGGAGGAGACCGGCGAGGGAGCGTGGAGGCCGGAAGAGTCGTCGGAGTCAtcccccagccgccgccgtcgtcgttcgaGCCGCTCCCGTCGGAGTACGATGAGCCCAGGCTCCCCTCCACTGTCCCCTCCTCCTGCCGCCTCGAGCTCTGGTGGGCGCGGTGGGGAGGGCGAGACGGGCGCGGGCGCCGAGGTCCCGAGGACATTGAAGATGACGACGGCAAGCTCGGGTGTGCACGCCGACCTCCCgacggcccgagagagaggTATGAGAGGAGGGCACTTCGTCGCCCTCGCCACTTCGCCGCCCTCCGCTGCGACAGgggggcatgggcgccgtcagGCCCGCCGGCCACCTGCTGCCTCTCCACCACGCCTGCCGCGCCCCCGCCACGCCCCCGCCACGCCTGCCGCCTGCCCCGGCACCACCACTCCCGCCGCGCCCTCTGCCGCGCTCGGCGCCCGTccgcgcgccgctgccaccgTGACAGgggggcatgggcgccgtcagGCCCGCCGGCCACCTGCTGCCTCTCCACCACGCCTGCCGCGCCCCCGCCACGCCCCCGCCACGCCTGCCGCCTGCCCCGGCACCACCACTCCCGCCGCGCCCTCTGCCGCGCTCGGCGCCCGTccgcgcgccgctgccaccgTGACAGGGGGGCACGAGCGCCGTCACgcccgccggccaccggccgcctctccaccacgcccgccgcctgccCCGGCCCCACCACTCCCCGCCACGCCACCCGCCGCGCCCGTGGCCCCGCTCGCCGCCCTTCCGCGCGCCGCTACCGCCGCGACAGGAGGGCACGGGCGCCGTCACgcccgccggccaccggccgcctctccaccacgtccgccgcgcccccGACCCGCCCGCCGCCTGCCCCGGCCCCACCACTCCCTGCCGCGcccgtcgccgcgctcgccgcccgtCCGCGTGCCGCTGCCGTCGCGCACTGCCCGTTGACGCACgcctga